The following coding sequences are from one Bradyrhizobium sp. WSM471 window:
- a CDS encoding thiamine pyrophosphate-dependent enzyme yields MTTLTGGEAIVSGLVAHGVDTVFGLPGAQVYGLFDAFHQAQLKVIGARHEQACGYMAFGYARSSGRPGVFSVVPGPGVLNASAALLTAFGCNEPVLCVTGQVPTQFLGKGRGHLHEMPDQLATLRTYVKWADRIEYPGNAPTTVARAFQEMTSGRRGPASVEMPWDVFTQRADTTAAQVLAPLPAPQPDPDMIKQAAALIKNSKAPMIFVGSGAIEAREEILELAEMTDAPVVAFRSGRGIVSNAHELGLTMAAAYKLWPTTDLMIAIGTRAELPASGFRWPYQPKGLKSIRVDIDPAEMRRLASNVAIVADAKAGAADLVTAVKRAGYARTSGRRGEIREVTATAQAEIQRIQPQMAYLNILREVLPANAIVTDELSQFGFASWYGFPIYEPRTFITSGYQGTLGSGFPTALGAKVANPDKPVVAITGDGGFMFGVQELATAVQFNIGVVTLVFNNNAYGNVRRDQRERFDGRVVASDLVNPDFVKLAESFGVAAARVTAPDQFKAAMEKALAHGGPYLISVEVTRDSEVSPWAFIHPPKP; encoded by the coding sequence ATGACCACCCTCACCGGCGGCGAAGCGATCGTAAGCGGCCTTGTCGCCCACGGCGTCGACACCGTGTTCGGCCTGCCCGGCGCGCAGGTCTACGGCCTGTTCGACGCCTTCCACCAGGCCCAGCTCAAGGTGATCGGCGCGCGGCACGAGCAGGCCTGCGGCTACATGGCGTTCGGCTATGCACGCTCCAGCGGCAGGCCCGGCGTGTTCAGCGTGGTGCCGGGTCCCGGCGTGCTCAACGCCAGCGCGGCACTGCTCACCGCCTTCGGCTGCAACGAGCCGGTGCTATGCGTCACCGGCCAGGTGCCGACGCAGTTTCTGGGCAAGGGTCGCGGCCATCTGCACGAGATGCCGGACCAGCTCGCGACCTTGCGCACCTATGTGAAATGGGCGGATCGGATCGAATATCCCGGCAACGCGCCGACCACGGTCGCGCGCGCCTTCCAGGAGATGACGTCTGGACGGCGTGGCCCCGCCTCCGTCGAGATGCCCTGGGACGTCTTCACCCAACGCGCGGATACCACCGCAGCACAGGTGCTGGCGCCCTTGCCCGCGCCCCAGCCCGACCCTGATATGATCAAGCAGGCGGCCGCGCTGATCAAGAACAGCAAGGCGCCGATGATCTTCGTCGGCAGCGGCGCGATCGAAGCGCGCGAGGAGATTCTCGAACTCGCCGAGATGACCGACGCGCCTGTCGTCGCCTTCCGGAGCGGCCGCGGCATCGTCTCCAACGCGCATGAGCTTGGACTCACGATGGCGGCGGCCTACAAGCTGTGGCCGACAACCGATTTGATGATCGCGATCGGCACGCGCGCCGAGCTGCCGGCGTCGGGCTTCCGCTGGCCATATCAGCCGAAGGGGCTGAAATCCATTCGTGTCGATATCGATCCGGCCGAGATGCGCCGGCTCGCCTCCAATGTCGCCATCGTCGCCGACGCCAAAGCCGGCGCGGCCGATCTGGTCACCGCCGTGAAGAGGGCCGGCTATGCCAGGACCAGCGGCCGGCGGGGAGAGATCCGCGAGGTGACCGCGACGGCGCAAGCCGAGATCCAACGCATCCAGCCGCAGATGGCCTATCTCAACATCCTGCGCGAGGTGCTGCCGGCGAACGCGATCGTGACGGATGAATTGTCGCAGTTCGGTTTCGCATCCTGGTACGGTTTTCCGATCTACGAGCCGCGCACCTTCATTACGTCAGGCTATCAGGGCACGTTGGGCTCGGGCTTCCCGACCGCGCTCGGGGCCAAGGTCGCCAATCCCGACAAGCCGGTGGTGGCGATCACCGGCGACGGCGGCTTCATGTTCGGCGTGCAGGAGCTCGCCACCGCCGTGCAGTTCAACATCGGCGTGGTGACGCTGGTGTTCAATAACAACGCCTATGGCAATGTCCGCCGCGACCAGCGCGAACGTTTCGACGGCCGCGTGGTGGCGTCCGATCTGGTAAACCCGGATTTCGTCAAGCTCGCGGAGTCATTTGGCGTGGCCGCCGCGCGCGTCACCGCGCCGGACCAGTTCAAGGCGGCGATGGAGAAGGCCCTGGCGCATGGCGGGCCCTATCTGATCTCGGTCGAGGTGACGCGGGACTCGGAAGTCAGCCCGTGGGCGTTCATCCACCCGCCGAAGCCTTGA